One window from the genome of Bubalus kerabau isolate K-KA32 ecotype Philippines breed swamp buffalo chromosome 17, PCC_UOA_SB_1v2, whole genome shotgun sequence encodes:
- the PAK4 gene encoding serine/threonine-protein kinase PAK 4 isoform X2 yields the protein MFGKKKKRVEISAPSNFEHRVHTGFDQHEQKFTGLPRQWQSLIEESARRPKPLIDPACITSIQPGAPKGEPHNMAPNGPSVGGLAVPQSSSSRPPARAHGAPSPGVLGPHASEPQLAPPARALAAPAGPPAPGPPGPRSPQREPQRVSHEQFRAALQLVVDPGDPRSYLDNFIKIGEGSTGIVCIATVRSSGRLVAVKKMDLRKQQRRELLFNEVVIMRDYQHENVVEMYNSYLVGDELWVVMEFLEGGALTDIVTHTRMNEEQIAAVCLAVLQALSVLHAQGVIHRDIKSDSILLTHDGRVKLSDFGFCAQVSKEVPRRKSLVGTPYWMAPELISRLPYGPEVDIWSLGVMVIEMVDGEPPYFNEPPLKAMKMIRDNLPPRLKNLHKVSPSLKGFLDRLLVRDPAQRATAAELLKHPFLAKAGPPASIVPLMRQNRTR from the exons ATGTTCGGGAAGAAGAAGAAACGGGTCGAGATCTCGGCGCCGTCTAACTTCGAGCACCGCGTGCACACGGGCTTCGACCAGCATGAGCAGAAGTTCACGGGGCTGCCCCGCCAGTGGCAGAGCCTGATCGAGGAGTCGGCCCGCCGGCCCAAGCCCCTCATCGACCCCGCCTGCATCACCTCCATCCAGCCTGGGGCCCCCAAG GGGGAGCCTCACAACATGGCCCCCAACGGGCCATCGGTGGGGGGCCTGGCTGTCCCCCAGTCCTCCTCCTCCCGGCCCCCTGCCCGAGCCCACGGCGCCCCCAGCCCTGGAGTGCTGGGCCCCCATGCCTCTGAGCCCCAGCTGGCCCCTCCAGCCCGCGCCCTCGCCGCCCCCGCCGGGCCCCCTGCCCCCGGGCCCCCcggcccccgctcaccacagcgGGAACCCCAGCGAGTGTCCCACGAGCAGTTCCGGGCTGCCCTGCAGCTGGTGGTGGACCCTGGTGACCCCCGCTCCTACCTGGACAACTTCATCAAGATTGGCGAGGGCTCCACCGGCATAGTGTGCATCGCTACCGTGCGCAGCTCCGGCAGGCTGGTGGCCGTCAAGAAGATGGACCTGCGCAAGCAGCAGCGGCGGGAGCTGCTCTTCAACGAG GTGGTGATCATGAGGGACTACCAGCATGAGAACGTGGTGGAGATGTACAACAGCTACCTGGTTGGGGACGAGCTCTGGGTGGTGATGGAGTTCCTGGAGGGAGGCGCCCTCACCGACATCGTCACGCACACCAG gATGAACGAGGAGCAGATCGCCGCCGTGTGCCTGGCCGTGCTGCAGGCCCTGTCCGTGCTCCACGCCCAGGGAGTCATCCACCGAGACATCAAGAGCGACTCCATCCTGCTGACCCACGACGGCAGG GTAAAGCTGTCAGACTTCGGGTTCTGCGCCCAGGTGAGCAAGGAGGTGCCTCGGAGGAAGTCCCTGGTCGGCACACCCTACTGGATGGCCCCAGAGCTCATCTCCCGCCTGCCCTATGGGCCAGAG GTGGACATCTGGTCTCTGGGGGTGATGGTGATCGAGATGGTGGATGGGGAGCCCCCTTACTTCAATGAGCCACCCCTCAAAGCCATGAAGATGATCCGGGACAACCTGCCACCCCGACTGAAGAACCTGCACAAG GTGTCACCGTCCCTGAAGGGCTTCCTGGACCGCCTGCTGGTGCGTGACCCGGCCCAGCGGGCCACAGCGGCCGAGCTGCTCAAACACCCGTTCCTGGCCAAAGCGGGCCCTCCCGCCAGCATCGTGCCCCTCATGCGTCAGAACCGCACCCGATGA
- the PAK4 gene encoding serine/threonine-protein kinase PAK 4 isoform X1: protein MFGKKKKRVEISAPSNFEHRVHTGFDQHEQKFTGLPRQWQSLIEESARRPKPLIDPACITSIQPGAPKTIVRGSKGAKDGALTLLLDEFENMSVTRSNSLRRDSPPPPTRARQENGMPAEQAATARGGPEKAGSQGRGAGHGEAGGSTGDRRRAGPDKRPKSSREGSGGPQESSRDKRPLSGPDVGTPHQPASLASGAKVAAGRPFNTYPRADTDHPSRGTQGEPHNMAPNGPSVGGLAVPQSSSSRPPARAHGAPSPGVLGPHASEPQLAPPARALAAPAGPPAPGPPGPRSPQREPQRVSHEQFRAALQLVVDPGDPRSYLDNFIKIGEGSTGIVCIATVRSSGRLVAVKKMDLRKQQRRELLFNEVVIMRDYQHENVVEMYNSYLVGDELWVVMEFLEGGALTDIVTHTRMNEEQIAAVCLAVLQALSVLHAQGVIHRDIKSDSILLTHDGRVKLSDFGFCAQVSKEVPRRKSLVGTPYWMAPELISRLPYGPEVDIWSLGVMVIEMVDGEPPYFNEPPLKAMKMIRDNLPPRLKNLHKVSPSLKGFLDRLLVRDPAQRATAAELLKHPFLAKAGPPASIVPLMRQNRTR from the exons ATGTTCGGGAAGAAGAAGAAACGGGTCGAGATCTCGGCGCCGTCTAACTTCGAGCACCGCGTGCACACGGGCTTCGACCAGCATGAGCAGAAGTTCACGGGGCTGCCCCGCCAGTGGCAGAGCCTGATCGAGGAGTCGGCCCGCCGGCCCAAGCCCCTCATCGACCCCGCCTGCATCACCTCCATCCAGCCTGGGGCCCCCAAG ACCATCGTGCGGGGCAGCAAAGGCGCCAAGGATGGGGCCCTCACGCTGCTGCTCGACGAGTTCGAGAACATGTCGGTGACGCGCTCCAACTCCCTGCGGAGAGACAGCCCGCCGCCACCCACCCGTGCCCGCCAGGAAAACGGGATGCCCGCGGAGCAGGCCGCCACGGCCAGAGGGGGCCCAGAGAAGGCGGGCAGCCAAGGCCGGGGGGCCGGTCATGGCGAGGCAGGTGGCAGCACTGGAGACAGGCGGCGGGCGGGGCCAGACAAGAGGCCCAAGTCTTCTAGGGAGGGCTCGGGAGGGCCCCAGGAGTCCTCCCGGGACAAGCgccccctctctgggcctgaCGTCGGCACCCCCCACCAACCTGCCAGTCTAGCCAGCGGGGCGAAAGTGGCGGCTGGCCGGCCCTTTAACACGTACCCGCGGGCCGACACGGACCACCCATCCCGGGGCACCCAG GGGGAGCCTCACAACATGGCCCCCAACGGGCCATCGGTGGGGGGCCTGGCTGTCCCCCAGTCCTCCTCCTCCCGGCCCCCTGCCCGAGCCCACGGCGCCCCCAGCCCTGGAGTGCTGGGCCCCCATGCCTCTGAGCCCCAGCTGGCCCCTCCAGCCCGCGCCCTCGCCGCCCCCGCCGGGCCCCCTGCCCCCGGGCCCCCcggcccccgctcaccacagcgGGAACCCCAGCGAGTGTCCCACGAGCAGTTCCGGGCTGCCCTGCAGCTGGTGGTGGACCCTGGTGACCCCCGCTCCTACCTGGACAACTTCATCAAGATTGGCGAGGGCTCCACCGGCATAGTGTGCATCGCTACCGTGCGCAGCTCCGGCAGGCTGGTGGCCGTCAAGAAGATGGACCTGCGCAAGCAGCAGCGGCGGGAGCTGCTCTTCAACGAG GTGGTGATCATGAGGGACTACCAGCATGAGAACGTGGTGGAGATGTACAACAGCTACCTGGTTGGGGACGAGCTCTGGGTGGTGATGGAGTTCCTGGAGGGAGGCGCCCTCACCGACATCGTCACGCACACCAG gATGAACGAGGAGCAGATCGCCGCCGTGTGCCTGGCCGTGCTGCAGGCCCTGTCCGTGCTCCACGCCCAGGGAGTCATCCACCGAGACATCAAGAGCGACTCCATCCTGCTGACCCACGACGGCAGG GTAAAGCTGTCAGACTTCGGGTTCTGCGCCCAGGTGAGCAAGGAGGTGCCTCGGAGGAAGTCCCTGGTCGGCACACCCTACTGGATGGCCCCAGAGCTCATCTCCCGCCTGCCCTATGGGCCAGAG GTGGACATCTGGTCTCTGGGGGTGATGGTGATCGAGATGGTGGATGGGGAGCCCCCTTACTTCAATGAGCCACCCCTCAAAGCCATGAAGATGATCCGGGACAACCTGCCACCCCGACTGAAGAACCTGCACAAG GTGTCACCGTCCCTGAAGGGCTTCCTGGACCGCCTGCTGGTGCGTGACCCGGCCCAGCGGGCCACAGCGGCCGAGCTGCTCAAACACCCGTTCCTGGCCAAAGCGGGCCCTCCCGCCAGCATCGTGCCCCTCATGCGTCAGAACCGCACCCGATGA